The proteins below come from a single Kosakonia sp. SMBL-WEM22 genomic window:
- a CDS encoding type II CAAX endopeptidase family protein, whose translation MDISKQRLLILIFGLSNFLFFYLLLTSIDLNIFLMSRLNFSILHLQIVKPLIMILIFLSIAHLLNSTSNYQGLSWGKLSKQSFVFLALIIISYAASYYLTPKEPFVTDFTKGLSHEMAAVKIAATIFIFPLLEELVFRGIILSSFLNAFGEKAGYIIGGLTVSVLFAVIHTQYSFPTKIQMFALSLIFCGARYQSRGLLLPILLHAFCIALGLYIELK comes from the coding sequence ATGGATATTTCAAAGCAGCGACTTCTGATCCTGATTTTCGGATTATCTAACTTTCTCTTTTTTTATTTACTCTTAACCTCTATTGATTTAAATATATTTTTAATGAGCAGACTTAACTTCTCAATACTACATTTGCAGATAGTTAAACCTCTAATCATGATTTTAATATTTTTATCCATAGCTCATTTATTGAATAGCACCTCGAATTATCAAGGATTAAGCTGGGGAAAACTCAGTAAGCAGTCATTTGTTTTTCTTGCCCTCATAATTATTTCTTACGCTGCTTCATACTACCTTACGCCGAAAGAACCCTTCGTTACAGATTTTACTAAAGGTCTGTCACACGAAATGGCAGCTGTAAAAATCGCAGCCACTATTTTTATTTTCCCACTCCTGGAGGAACTGGTTTTCAGAGGAATTATTCTGAGTTCTTTTTTAAACGCTTTTGGTGAAAAGGCGGGCTATATTATCGGCGGATTGACTGTTTCTGTTTTGTTTGCAGTTATACACACACAGTACTCATTCCCTACCAAAATCCAAATGTTTGCACTTTCATTAATTTTCTGTGGAGCAAGATATCAAAGCAGAGGGCTTCTTTTACCAATTTTATTGCATGCTTTTTGTATCGCGCTTGGCCTCTACATTGAATTAAAATAA
- a CDS encoding zincin-like metallopeptidase domain-containing protein, producing MKKATSRKAARRPVKQTDLYRQITDRIVVALENGVAPWHKPWRAAADSGLAGLPLNATTGRHYSGVNVLLLWMSAEEQGFHNTRWLTYRQAQQAGGQVRKGEKATLAVVYRDWTKQAEDREGNRLYDSDGKPLTETVPMLKPLQLFNAEQCEGLPAEVAASPEQTPAVDEDGILSPDVMDRVLRMFNASGVKHRMLPQNRAYYRPLTDEIVMPMAGQFFTEADWWATLLHELVHSTGHAKRLNREGITSSSRQFGDPVYAFEELIAEMGSAFLCAQLGVSGEVQHDSYVDHWLRVLKSDKKALFRACRHAREASEYLLAQPGRQAVAA from the coding sequence ATGAAAAAAGCGACTTCACGTAAGGCGGCCCGCCGCCCGGTAAAACAGACTGATCTCTATCGCCAGATAACCGACCGTATCGTTGTTGCGCTGGAAAACGGCGTCGCGCCCTGGCATAAGCCGTGGCGTGCAGCTGCCGACAGCGGTCTGGCCGGTCTGCCCCTGAATGCCACCACCGGACGTCACTACAGCGGTGTGAATGTCCTGCTTCTCTGGATGTCAGCGGAAGAGCAGGGTTTTCACAATACCCGCTGGCTGACTTACCGCCAGGCGCAGCAGGCCGGCGGCCAGGTGCGTAAAGGTGAGAAAGCCACTCTGGCGGTGGTTTACAGGGACTGGACGAAACAGGCGGAGGACCGCGAAGGCAACCGCCTTTATGACAGTGACGGCAAACCGCTGACAGAAACCGTGCCGATGCTTAAACCCCTGCAGCTGTTCAACGCTGAGCAGTGTGAGGGGTTGCCGGCAGAGGTTGCGGCTTCACCTGAGCAAACGCCGGCGGTGGATGAGGACGGCATACTCAGTCCGGACGTGATGGACAGGGTGCTCCGGATGTTTAACGCCTCAGGAGTTAAACACCGGATGCTGCCTCAGAACCGGGCTTATTACCGCCCGCTGACGGATGAAATTGTGATGCCAATGGCAGGGCAGTTTTTTACGGAAGCGGACTGGTGGGCCACGCTGCTGCATGAGCTGGTACACAGTACCGGTCATGCGAAGCGACTTAACCGGGAGGGGATAACCTCCTCATCCCGCCAGTTCGGGGACCCGGTATATGCCTTTGAAGAGCTCATTGCCGAAATGGGCAGTGCGTTTTTGTGTGCGCAGCTCGGTGTGTCCGGTGAGGTTCAGCACGACAGCTATGTGGACCACTGGCTCAGGGTGCTGAAATCTGACAAAAAGGCCCTTTTCCGCGCCTGCCGGCATGCTCGGGAAGCGTCGGAATACCTGCTGGCACAGCCTGGACGTCAGGCTGTGGCGGCGTAA
- a CDS encoding integrase domain-containing protein, with amino-acid sequence MSRFSKQLCKQLVTLARQGRGSYKTVADRSRIAERFSERLSELNIQIRDVKHIKASHIEKYIESRKADNLSLRTLQNEMSAIRSVLLSAGRNKLADPGHLNLSNQALGISGANRDGTKLPITHEKLNAVVSFAQRKDEGVALAVQLSRYLGLRTEETVQSAKSLKTWRQALINNHERVRVVFGTKGGRPRETTVFNREKVLSILDKAISYVSEHNGKLIDKPSLHTAIDRYRNIVREAGMNGKNAPHSLRYAYSGDAVNHHIKNGMSREEAEALVSMDLGHGDGRGRYIKQVYFRGDVSD; translated from the coding sequence ATGTCCAGATTCAGTAAACAGCTGTGCAAGCAACTCGTCACGCTGGCTCGCCAGGGGCGGGGAAGTTATAAAACGGTAGCTGACCGTTCAAGAATTGCAGAACGTTTTTCTGAACGACTGTCTGAACTGAATATTCAGATCAGGGACGTAAAACATATTAAAGCTTCCCATATTGAAAAGTATATAGAGAGCAGAAAGGCAGACAATTTATCTCTAAGGACGTTACAGAATGAGATGTCGGCTATCCGTTCAGTTTTATTATCGGCTGGAAGAAATAAACTGGCCGATCCCGGTCACCTTAACCTGAGTAATCAGGCGCTCGGGATTTCTGGTGCTAACCGGGATGGAACTAAACTTCCTATTACACATGAAAAACTTAATGCGGTGGTCAGTTTTGCCCAAAGAAAAGATGAAGGCGTTGCTCTTGCCGTGCAACTTTCCCGATATCTCGGATTGAGAACAGAAGAAACCGTTCAGTCTGCAAAGTCTCTAAAAACATGGAGGCAGGCACTGATTAATAATCATGAGCGTGTCCGTGTTGTTTTCGGGACTAAAGGCGGACGTCCAAGGGAAACGACAGTTTTTAATCGCGAAAAAGTTTTATCAATTCTTGACAAGGCAATTAGTTATGTCAGTGAACATAACGGAAAACTGATTGATAAACCCTCTCTGCATACCGCTATTGATCGCTACCGTAATATTGTAAGAGAGGCAGGAATGAATGGTAAAAATGCGCCGCACAGTTTACGTTACGCTTACTCCGGCGATGCTGTAAATCACCATATTAAAAATGGAATGAGCCGTGAGGAAGCCGAGGCACTTGTTTCAATGGATCTGGGGCATGGAGATGGAAGAGGACGCTATATAAAACAAGTTTATTTCAGGGGAGATGTGTCCGATTGA
- a CDS encoding PIN domain-containing protein, with translation MELITRLVYIDTSAYERKHFQFGLYILEKLENFASDDKVRILVTDITRREIELHIRKNTEEALKELIKFQKTYAPILRTTPAHVPTEIFVKPDAEAVISDALASFKQFLECGGVEEISVKNINPLLVFEKYFTNAPPFDQPGKKKEFPDAFTLEAVNEIAEKRTHKVYIVSEDKDLISASEKNESFIHLNSIQTLVDLLIRNDKDLEDMASFADGVFDKLRDSITERIKEYLSEMECIPEGADYHDIEIGELEITDVALSSPKLTDVNRDSASYELSVKVSINADLHYPDYERSPWDPEDKAYAFVFESISNFIFHQTLGLNIDIGFHDGIKENAEITDFQFDDSHIILDADKGTLVSQTDNFFDDDNDMGFE, from the coding sequence ATGGAACTCATTACCCGCCTTGTTTATATCGATACATCTGCCTATGAACGAAAGCATTTTCAGTTTGGCTTATACATTCTTGAAAAACTGGAGAATTTTGCATCAGATGATAAAGTGCGCATACTTGTTACTGATATCACACGCAGAGAAATTGAATTACATATTCGTAAAAACACTGAGGAAGCCTTAAAAGAACTTATTAAATTTCAGAAAACTTATGCCCCAATACTGAGAACTACTCCGGCGCATGTACCAACAGAGATATTCGTAAAACCAGATGCAGAAGCTGTAATCAGCGATGCACTTGCCAGTTTCAAACAGTTTCTTGAATGCGGGGGAGTTGAAGAAATAAGCGTAAAAAATATCAATCCTCTTTTGGTATTCGAGAAGTATTTCACTAATGCACCTCCGTTCGATCAGCCCGGAAAGAAAAAAGAGTTTCCGGATGCTTTTACGCTTGAGGCCGTAAATGAGATAGCTGAAAAACGTACGCATAAAGTTTACATTGTTAGTGAAGATAAAGACCTTATATCGGCTTCAGAAAAAAATGAAAGTTTTATCCATTTAAACAGCATCCAGACATTAGTCGACCTCCTGATTCGTAATGATAAAGACTTAGAGGACATGGCTTCTTTTGCAGATGGTGTTTTTGATAAACTACGTGACAGCATCACTGAACGTATAAAAGAATACCTTAGTGAAATGGAGTGCATTCCCGAAGGGGCCGACTATCATGATATTGAGATAGGAGAGTTAGAGATTACAGACGTTGCTTTATCCTCCCCAAAACTCACTGATGTTAACAGGGATTCAGCAAGCTATGAACTTTCTGTTAAAGTGTCTATTAATGCTGACCTTCACTATCCAGATTATGAGCGCTCCCCCTGGGATCCAGAAGATAAAGCATATGCTTTTGTATTTGAATCAATATCAAATTTTATTTTCCATCAGACACTCGGATTAAATATCGATATCGGCTTTCACGATGGCATAAAAGAAAATGCTGAAATAACAGATTTTCAGTTTGATGACAGTCACATTATTCTGGATGCAGATAAAGGAACTTTGGTAAGTCAAACTGATAATTTTTTTGATGATGATAATGACATGGGATTTGAATAA